The Mucilaginibacter mallensis genome has a segment encoding these proteins:
- a CDS encoding PorP/SprF family type IX secretion system membrane protein, with the protein MKKIIITMAALLQLIMVGQLKAQIDPHFSQYYAYPLWLNPALTGVMNGEARVNANFKDQYATIPNSYQTAAISADFRPTDKVGLGINILDQSAGSVGYNYLAAYGSFGYGIAISDDGNQQLHFGVQAGLINRSFDASKLQLGDQFNPGSGFDPNLPNFENFSSTNATIFDAGAGIFYYDGNPTDVANPFLGVSVGHLTQPKDPFAVEGINAKLPMRYTVHGGIRLTINEDLDLIPHAIYIKQQQAQEKDLGLYSEIKLPSDNGLIMGVMYRFNDAAIANVGYHFDNYIVGASYDFNTSQLSSATSGQGGFELSISYVFHKRIQGPEPICPRL; encoded by the coding sequence ATGAAAAAAATAATAATAACAATGGCGGCACTTTTACAGCTAATAATGGTTGGCCAGCTAAAAGCACAGATAGATCCGCATTTCTCGCAATATTATGCTTATCCACTATGGTTAAACCCGGCTTTAACCGGTGTGATGAACGGTGAGGCACGCGTAAATGCTAATTTTAAGGATCAATACGCCACTATACCAAATTCATATCAAACAGCAGCCATATCCGCTGATTTTCGCCCGACGGATAAAGTAGGATTGGGTATAAATATACTTGACCAGTCGGCAGGTAGCGTGGGATATAATTACCTGGCAGCTTATGGCTCTTTTGGGTATGGCATAGCTATATCTGACGATGGTAACCAGCAATTGCACTTTGGGGTACAGGCAGGTTTAATAAACAGGAGTTTTGATGCCAGCAAATTACAACTGGGCGATCAGTTTAACCCCGGCAGCGGCTTTGACCCTAACCTGCCCAATTTTGAGAATTTCTCGAGCACTAATGCCACAATTTTTGATGCAGGTGCAGGTATATTTTATTACGATGGGAACCCCACAGATGTGGCAAATCCATTTTTAGGGGTTAGCGTGGGCCACCTTACCCAGCCAAAAGATCCTTTTGCGGTTGAGGGGATAAACGCCAAGCTGCCCATGCGTTACACCGTACATGGCGGTATTCGCCTTACCATAAACGAAGATCTTGACCTTATACCGCATGCCATATACATTAAACAGCAGCAGGCGCAGGAAAAAGACCTGGGCCTATATTCTGAAATTAAATTACCGAGCGATAACGGGTTAATAATGGGGGTAATGTACCGCTTTAATGATGCGGCAATTGCCAATGTGGGCTATCATTTCGACAATTATATTGTAGGTGCAAGCTATGATTTTAATACATCGCAATTAAGTTCGGCTACCAGCGGACAGGGAGGATTTGAATTATCAATAAGTTATGTGTTCCATAAACGCATTCAGGGGCCCGAACCTATTTGTCCAAGGCTTTAG
- a CDS encoding OmpA family protein: protein MKKTLFTIFISFFITTVFAQFNENDKALADKAFNNKDYYEAAYYYKKVASGLNLVPQPEVPFRSNGKSPKSAKSFDRAYISYQLAESYRLYENYLEAEGWYFKVIDGGNEVKYPLERLWYGICLRANQHFDEAIKQLEQFKADYKGTGNYIAIADKELANCHFAKEQYQYPALIDVVKMKGTINSDGSDYSLIINNGSRWITSSRIIKDDKKHLNRVYAVKDSSSNPEMISFNNSDNKKEVEYGTPSIDPSGKRMYLTRWYKEGSKIIHAIYLSTRANSEWGTPVKLNTNVNVEGFNSLQPFVTADGKRLFFSSNKPGGQGGDDIWVSDLDASGNPSNSTNLGNTINTPLDEQAPYYDSSDKKLVYSSKGFVGLGGFDFFVSYESVGQWSTPKNMGYPMNSAKDDLYYFPDDKDGKKAYLSSDRASDCCLDLFETFDKKYVLTGIVTDCDTHTPLAGAKVSFVDSLSKDTIKQEVVGNDAKYTFNVTTMRPYNLILKKKGYFTKSVPVPSQGEMRNDTLLSPDICLQAFIINKPILIKNILYDFNKATLRPESKVILDGIVKIMTDNPKIKIELSAHTDSIGSEAYNMKLSQARAQACVDYMISKGVGDTRIFAKGYGKTRPIAPNSLPDGKDNPEGRQLNRRTEFTVLKAE, encoded by the coding sequence ATGAAAAAAACATTATTTACCATTTTTATATCCTTTTTTATCACCACTGTCTTTGCTCAGTTTAACGAGAATGATAAAGCATTGGCCGATAAAGCATTTAACAATAAGGATTATTACGAAGCGGCCTATTACTATAAAAAGGTGGCCTCCGGCTTAAACCTGGTTCCTCAGCCTGAAGTGCCTTTCCGGTCGAACGGAAAGTCGCCTAAAAGTGCCAAAAGCTTTGATCGTGCATACATCAGCTATCAGCTGGCAGAATCGTATCGCCTGTATGAAAACTACCTTGAGGCCGAAGGCTGGTATTTTAAGGTTATTGACGGCGGTAATGAAGTAAAATATCCTTTGGAGAGGCTATGGTATGGTATATGCCTGCGTGCCAATCAGCATTTTGATGAGGCTATAAAACAGCTGGAACAATTTAAAGCCGACTATAAAGGCACCGGCAACTATATTGCTATTGCCGATAAGGAACTAGCCAATTGCCACTTTGCTAAAGAGCAGTATCAATATCCTGCATTAATTGATGTAGTGAAGATGAAGGGAACCATCAACTCCGATGGGTCGGATTATTCGCTCATCATAAATAACGGTAGCCGGTGGATTACTTCATCAAGAATAATTAAGGATGATAAAAAACACCTGAACAGGGTGTATGCGGTAAAGGATAGCAGCAGCAACCCCGAAATGATTAGCTTTAACAACAGCGATAACAAGAAGGAAGTGGAGTACGGTACCCCATCCATTGACCCAAGCGGCAAACGCATGTACCTTACCCGCTGGTATAAAGAAGGCAGCAAAATTATACATGCCATTTATTTAAGCACCCGGGCGAATAGTGAATGGGGCACTCCTGTAAAGCTGAACACTAACGTAAATGTTGAAGGCTTTAACTCATTGCAGCCCTTTGTTACCGCTGATGGAAAGCGGCTTTTCTTTTCATCAAATAAACCTGGCGGTCAGGGTGGCGATGATATATGGGTTAGTGACCTGGATGCAAGCGGTAATCCAAGTAATTCAACCAATTTAGGCAATACGATTAATACCCCGCTTGATGAGCAAGCCCCTTATTATGATTCATCCGACAAAAAGCTGGTTTACAGTTCTAAGGGCTTTGTTGGTTTAGGAGGGTTCGACTTTTTTGTAAGTTATGAAAGTGTTGGGCAGTGGTCCACACCCAAAAACATGGGTTACCCCATGAACTCCGCTAAGGATGACCTCTACTATTTCCCGGATGATAAGGATGGCAAAAAAGCATACCTGAGTTCTGATCGTGCATCAGATTGCTGCCTTGACTTGTTTGAGACATTTGATAAAAAATATGTGCTCACCGGCATAGTAACTGACTGCGATACGCACACACCACTAGCAGGTGCTAAAGTAAGCTTTGTTGATTCCCTATCTAAGGATACAATAAAACAAGAAGTGGTGGGCAATGATGCAAAATACACTTTTAATGTAACCACTATGCGCCCCTATAATTTAATATTGAAGAAGAAGGGGTATTTCACCAAATCGGTACCTGTACCAAGCCAGGGCGAAATGAGAAACGACACGCTGCTCAGTCCGGATATATGCCTGCAGGCTTTTATAATAAACAAACCTATTTTGATAAAGAATATCCTGTATGATTTTAACAAAGCCACGCTTCGCCCTGAATCAAAGGTGATACTGGATGGCATAGTTAAAATAATGACGGACAACCCTAAAATAAAGATCGAGCTGAGCGCGCATACCGACTCTATTGGCAGCGAGGCCTATAACATGAAGCTTTCACAGGCCAGGGCACAGGCATGTGTTGATTATATGATATCAAAAGGGGTGGGCGACACCAGAATATTTGCCAAAGGATATGGCAAAACCAGGCCTATAGCGCCTAACTCACTACCTGATGGCAAGGATAACCCTGAAGGACGGCAATTAAACAGGAGAACAGAATTTACAGTGCTAAAAGCAGAATAA
- a CDS encoding winged helix-turn-helix domain-containing protein, with amino-acid sequence MKIALTNFDKAFENRIRLQIMSVLVANESYDFNSLKELLSVTDGNLASHLKALEKEEYISVIKSFLGRKPNTRYQASAKGITAFKKHLEALENLIKQQKG; translated from the coding sequence GTGAAAATAGCGCTCACTAATTTTGATAAAGCCTTCGAGAACCGCATACGCCTGCAAATTATGAGCGTACTGGTTGCTAATGAGAGTTATGATTTCAACTCCCTTAAGGAACTGCTTTCCGTAACCGATGGCAACCTGGCTTCGCATTTAAAGGCTTTGGAAAAGGAGGAATATATCAGCGTTATCAAATCTTTTTTGGGCCGTAAACCTAACACCCGTTACCAGGCATCAGCCAAAGGCATCACTGCATTTAAAAAACACTTAGAGGCACTGGAAAATTTAATAAAACAGCAAAAGGGCTGA
- a CDS encoding ribosomal maturation YjgA family protein, whose protein sequence is MLSFNFKYFSLTILLLITEIIIATWAHDALIRPYGGDFLVVILVYCLIKSFMDSPVSPTIIGVLLFSYLVEISQYFHLVNLLGLENSKLPAL, encoded by the coding sequence ATGTTAAGCTTCAACTTCAAATATTTCTCCTTAACCATACTATTACTAATCACCGAGATTATCATCGCCACATGGGCACATGATGCACTTATCCGGCCCTATGGCGGGGATTTCCTGGTGGTGATACTGGTATATTGCCTGATAAAAAGCTTTATGGATAGCCCGGTTTCACCTACTATTATTGGCGTTTTATTATTTTCTTATTTGGTTGAGATATCCCAGTATTTTCATTTGGTAAACCTGCTCGGATTGGAAAATTCAAAATTGCCCGCATTATAA
- a CDS encoding ferritin-like domain-containing protein, translating to MKISKNWIEHFKANVLQKRVNWDLNPRITKKEIRTILPSLQAWQLGETSEGKNLIMASTRYAKRIGDPDYITAVKLFIKEEQKHGNNLGHYLDSINKPRIKKDWGDSMFRRVRYMNTSMETWTLAVIVVESTAQIFYQALKDATGCELLKQICTDILIDEAYHITFQTERLGIIFDGKTIGEKNFRRYFYKAFWYFTSALVWFAHRKLFKAGGNTFSGYMRKMDRKYLRTLNRITSSLAVQMA from the coding sequence ATGAAAATAAGTAAAAACTGGATAGAGCATTTCAAGGCAAATGTACTCCAAAAAAGAGTGAACTGGGATTTAAATCCACGGATTACAAAGAAAGAGATAAGAACCATACTACCTTCCTTACAGGCATGGCAACTGGGCGAAACATCCGAAGGTAAAAACCTGATCATGGCCTCAACCAGATACGCGAAACGCATTGGCGACCCGGATTATATAACTGCCGTTAAACTTTTTATTAAGGAGGAGCAAAAACATGGTAATAACCTCGGTCACTACCTGGATAGTATTAATAAACCACGAATAAAAAAGGATTGGGGCGATTCCATGTTCCGGAGGGTGCGGTATATGAATACGAGCATGGAAACCTGGACTTTAGCTGTAATTGTGGTTGAAAGCACCGCCCAGATATTTTACCAGGCATTAAAAGATGCCACCGGATGTGAGCTACTGAAACAAATATGCACCGATATACTCATAGATGAGGCTTATCATATCACCTTTCAAACGGAAAGATTAGGCATCATCTTCGATGGTAAAACCATCGGCGAGAAAAATTTCAGGCGGTATTTTTATAAAGCATTCTGGTATTTCACCTCGGCATTGGTATGGTTTGCGCACCGTAAATTGTTTAAAGCCGGTGGCAACACATTTAGCGGTTATATGCGCAAAATGGACCGTAAGTATTTAAGAACACTAAACCGCATTACCAGTTCACTGGCGGTGCAAATGGCTTAA
- a CDS encoding oxygenase MpaB family protein produces the protein MQKEIKYFVNNDSIVREIWGKADTILFIFAGAAAEFALNKAVDWLYFTGKLPADPLGRLFSTVVYARQIIFSELDEANRTIDQITAIHKGIEENRNARIPDWAYRDVLFMLIYYSVRSYEVLYRKLSHAKKEEIFHTFYRVGKRMGLQELPVDYTDWVLIRNQHLQKDTVQSNFTIDLYKQYRKHLGPVRYQLLKEVQLMIVPERVRALLSLGSVRFLIPVLWLYKLTRLTKADEFLIAAVLPDSYKKQVRSLTIKR, from the coding sequence ATGCAGAAAGAGATAAAATACTTTGTCAATAACGATTCGATAGTACGTGAGATATGGGGTAAAGCCGATACTATCCTGTTTATTTTTGCAGGTGCTGCCGCCGAATTCGCGCTAAATAAGGCTGTAGACTGGCTGTATTTTACCGGGAAATTACCTGCTGACCCACTGGGCCGTTTGTTTTCAACTGTAGTTTATGCCCGGCAAATTATCTTTTCAGAACTGGACGAAGCCAACCGTACCATCGACCAGATAACCGCTATCCATAAAGGTATAGAAGAAAACCGCAACGCCCGGATCCCCGACTGGGCCTATCGCGATGTATTATTTATGCTGATCTATTATTCCGTTCGTTCCTATGAAGTATTGTATAGGAAACTCAGTCATGCTAAAAAAGAGGAGATATTTCATACTTTTTACCGGGTTGGCAAAAGAATGGGCTTGCAGGAATTGCCTGTAGATTATACCGATTGGGTACTTATCCGCAATCAGCATTTGCAAAAAGATACCGTACAGAGCAATTTTACAATCGACCTGTATAAACAATACAGAAAGCACCTGGGCCCTGTACGATATCAGCTATTAAAAGAGGTTCAGTTAATGATAGTTCCTGAAAGGGTACGCGCCTTGTTATCCCTTGGCAGTGTACGCTTTTTAATTCCTGTATTGTGGCTATATAAGTTAACCCGGCTGACTAAAGCTGACGAATTTTTAATAGCCGCAGTTTTGCCCGATTCTTATAAAAAGCAGGTGAGGTCTTTAACTATTAAACGCTAA
- a CDS encoding SDR family oxidoreductase: MSNITDSAYQGMLRDDALKGKTIIVTGGGTGLGRSMGTYFLKLGANLVITSRKLDVLEQTAREMETETGGKVLAVACDVRKYEEVEHVLQQAIATFGQVDVLLNNAAGNFISPTERLSANAFAAVIDIVLKGSANCSLALGKYWIDKKIPGNILNIVTTYAFTGSAYVVPSACAKGGVLAMTRSLAVEWGRHSIRTNAIAPGPFPTKGAWDKLLPGEMAKKFDFKNRVPLKRVGEHQELANLAAFLVSDFSGYINGEVITIDGGEWLQGAGQFNALEMVPPEMWDSIEQATRK; encoded by the coding sequence ATGAGCAATATTACAGACAGCGCATACCAGGGTATGTTAAGGGACGACGCTTTAAAAGGCAAAACCATCATCGTAACCGGTGGCGGCACCGGCCTTGGGCGCTCCATGGGCACTTATTTTTTAAAACTGGGCGCTAATTTGGTGATCACCAGTCGCAAGCTGGATGTACTGGAGCAAACCGCCCGGGAAATGGAAACCGAAACCGGCGGCAAAGTTTTAGCCGTTGCCTGCGATGTACGCAAATATGAGGAGGTGGAACATGTGCTGCAGCAAGCTATCGCTACTTTTGGGCAGGTCGATGTATTGCTGAACAATGCCGCAGGCAATTTTATTTCACCTACTGAACGCCTATCAGCCAATGCCTTTGCCGCGGTTATTGACATTGTGCTGAAAGGTTCCGCCAATTGCTCACTAGCCTTAGGTAAATACTGGATCGACAAAAAAATACCCGGTAATATATTGAATATTGTTACCACCTATGCCTTTACCGGCTCAGCCTACGTAGTGCCATCGGCTTGTGCCAAGGGTGGTGTTTTGGCCATGACCCGGTCGCTGGCCGTAGAATGGGGTCGTCACAGCATCCGCACCAACGCCATCGCTCCCGGACCATTCCCCACCAAAGGCGCATGGGATAAACTACTCCCCGGTGAAATGGCTAAAAAATTCGATTTCAAAAACCGCGTGCCCCTTAAGCGTGTAGGCGAACATCAGGAACTGGCTAATTTAGCCGCGTTCTTAGTATCCGATTTCTCAGGCTATATCAACGGTGAAGTGATCACCATTGATGGCGGCGAATGGCTGCAAGGCGCTGGCCAGTTTAATGCCTTAGAGATGGTGCCACCTGAGATGTGGGACAGCATTGAGCAAGCAACGAGGAAGTAA